The following are from one region of the Nostoc cf. commune SO-36 genome:
- a CDS encoding DivIVA domain-containing protein gives MLQSEISNVEPNLNGSNPPPQEYLSGEGSIDIQQELNRLEEMVLSSLRIPLTGRTLIDEEKLLDQLDYIRLALPSLFQEAAVILEQKDEILLEAEEYGQQVVEAAQAKRAQILAESDIIQHAEQEAEQLRRQVQQECEVIMQETLAEIDRKRYACQQELELMRQTAIAHAQEIEDGADAYADGVLGNIEQDLKEMLRIITNGRQQLQIDNLTQRNSPPGKKR, from the coding sequence ATGCTACAATCAGAAATTTCCAATGTTGAACCCAATCTCAACGGAAGCAATCCCCCCCCTCAAGAATATCTCAGTGGAGAGGGAAGCATAGATATTCAGCAGGAACTCAACCGCCTAGAGGAAATGGTTCTCTCTAGTCTCAGGATTCCTCTCACGGGACGCACGCTCATAGATGAAGAAAAGCTGCTGGATCAGCTTGATTACATCCGGCTAGCTTTACCATCACTTTTTCAAGAAGCAGCAGTGATTCTGGAACAAAAGGATGAAATTCTACTAGAAGCGGAAGAGTATGGACAGCAGGTTGTTGAGGCCGCGCAAGCAAAAAGAGCGCAAATTTTAGCTGAAAGCGATATTATTCAACACGCAGAACAAGAAGCTGAACAACTGCGGCGACAAGTGCAACAAGAGTGTGAGGTAATAATGCAAGAAACCCTCGCCGAGATTGACCGCAAGCGGTATGCTTGTCAGCAAGAGTTAGAGCTTATGAGGCAAACTGCGATCGCTCACGCTCAAGAAATTGAAGATGGTGCTGATGCTTATGCCGATGGCGTTTTGGGAAATATCGAGCAGGATCTCAAAGAGATGTTGCGAATTATCACCAACGGACGGCAACAACTGCAAATTGATAACCTCACACAGCGTAATTCACCTCCTGGTAAAAAAAGATAG
- the cobM gene encoding precorrin-4 C(11)-methyltransferase: protein MFSFKSEYTEYGSEKKTLFPLEASVYIVGAGPGDPDLLTVKAQKLLAAADVILFADSLIPEQILELCRKDAEIIKTANQTLEEILPIMIDRVRSQRKSLVRLHSGDPSLYSAIHEQMHLLAEANVPFEVIPGISAFQAAAAKLKVELTVPGLVQTIILTRISGRTEVPTTEELASLAAHQASLCLYLSARHVENAQAKLLEHYPAETPIAICFRIGWPDEKIRVVPLNQMAECTHKEKLIRTTLYIISPALSTTKGRSRLYHPEYDRLFRSSHNLENSTE, encoded by the coding sequence GTGTTTTCTTTTAAAAGTGAATATACAGAATATGGGAGCGAAAAAAAAACACTATTTCCTCTAGAAGCATCTGTGTATATTGTGGGAGCAGGGCCTGGAGATCCTGATTTGTTAACGGTGAAAGCCCAGAAACTACTGGCTGCTGCTGATGTGATTTTATTTGCTGATTCTTTAATACCGGAACAAATTTTAGAACTTTGCCGAAAAGATGCCGAGATAATTAAAACTGCGAATCAGACTTTAGAAGAGATTTTGCCAATTATGATCGATAGGGTGCGATCGCAGCGCAAATCTCTAGTCCGGCTCCATTCTGGCGATCCTAGTCTCTACAGCGCCATCCACGAGCAAATGCACCTCCTCGCAGAGGCAAATGTTCCTTTTGAAGTCATACCAGGTATCAGCGCCTTTCAAGCTGCTGCTGCCAAACTCAAGGTAGAACTGACTGTACCCGGTTTAGTCCAAACCATCATTTTGACCCGGATCAGTGGACGTACAGAAGTCCCCACCACTGAAGAATTAGCCTCTCTTGCAGCACATCAGGCTAGCCTCTGTCTATATCTCAGTGCGCGTCATGTCGAAAATGCCCAAGCTAAACTACTCGAACATTACCCAGCCGAAACCCCCATTGCAATTTGCTTTCGCATCGGCTGGCCCGATGAAAAAATCAGGGTTGTTCCCCTGAATCAAATGGCGGAATGTACTCATAAAGAAAAACTCATTCGCACTACACTTTATATAATCAGTCCGGCACTCTCAACAACAAAAGGGCGATCGCGTTTATATCATCCCGAATACGATCGCCTGTTTCGCTCATCTCATAACTTAGAGAACTCCACAGAATAA
- a CDS encoding replication restart DNA helicase PriA, which yields MQTVQKIYCPNCGSHAERYYISDSQLTRTQCPSCDYLMISCTRTGKVIEAYAPGILAHR from the coding sequence ATGCAGACAGTACAAAAGATTTACTGCCCAAATTGTGGCAGCCATGCGGAGCGCTATTATATTTCTGATAGTCAATTAACTCGAACACAATGTCCAAGTTGCGATTACTTGATGATTAGTTGTACTCGTACTGGCAAAGTCATTGAGGCTTATGCCCCTGGCATTCTTGCACACCGTTAG
- the coaD gene encoding pantetheine-phosphate adenylyltransferase has product MIAIYPGSFDPITLGHLDLIGRSSRLFEQVIVAVLRNPNKMPLFSVEQRLNQITLSTQHLPNVGVDSFDGLTVNYAQMRQAQVLIRGLRAVSDFEVELQMAHTNKTLSTQIETVFLATSNEYSFLSSSVVKEIARFGGSIDHLVPPHIALDIYQCYNQKFPMLNPISTEAIPPLKNISVEREA; this is encoded by the coding sequence GTGATTGCTATTTATCCTGGTAGCTTCGACCCCATTACCTTAGGACACCTTGACCTTATCGGGCGCAGTAGTCGGCTGTTTGAGCAGGTGATTGTCGCGGTACTGCGGAACCCTAATAAAATGCCACTTTTTAGTGTGGAGCAACGGTTAAATCAAATCACTCTCTCTACCCAACATCTACCTAATGTAGGAGTTGACAGCTTTGATGGTCTTACTGTCAACTATGCTCAAATGCGACAAGCACAAGTTTTGATCCGGGGCTTACGGGCTGTGTCAGATTTTGAAGTGGAACTGCAAATGGCTCACACCAATAAAACTCTTTCTACCCAAATAGAAACAGTTTTTCTTGCAACCTCAAATGAGTATAGTTTTTTAAGTAGTAGTGTGGTAAAAGAGATTGCAAGGTTTGGTGGCTCTATCGATCATCTCGTTCCCCCACACATTGCCCTAGATATATACCAATGCTACAATCAGAAATTTCCAATGTTGAACCCAATCTCAACGGAAGCAATCCCCCCCCTCAAGAATATCTCAGTGGAGAGGGAAGCATAG
- the uvrC gene encoding excinuclease ABC subunit UvrC — MTISTQVLPLVKDPERLENRLAEIPPEPGVYFMRDKSDRIIYIGKSRKLRSRVRSYFRDGYNKTERIATMVKLVTEIEFIVTDTEAEALALEANLIKQHQPYFNVLLKDDKKYPYLCITWSEDYPRIFITRKRQFGKEKDKFYGPYTDAGLLREIVRICKRIFPQRQRPQPLFKDRPCLNFDLGRCPGVCQKLTSPEEYRKIVQKIAMVFQGRTQELIDILTQQMNAAAENLNFESAARIRDQISGLKSLTADQKVSLPDDTVSRDAIALAADEQHACIQLFQIRAGQLVGRLAFVADAHAEPGAILQRALEEHYQTADSVEIPLEILVQHDLPDAEILADVLTQRKGKKVTILTPLRQTKAELIEMVERNAQYELQRMQKLGDRNHQAMQDLATILDLPDVPHRIEGYDISHIQGSNAVASQVVFIDGLPAKQHYRHYKIKNPTVTAGHSDDFASLAEVIQRRFRKYGEDQQLTRLGNPDWPDLIMIDGGKGQLSSVIAVLQEMNLLEELRVVSLAKQREEIFLPGESKPLTTDAEQPGVQLLRRLRDEAHRFAVSFHRQQRSDKLKRSRLDEIPGLGHHRQKQLLGHFRSVDYIRQATTTQLAEVAGIGPRLAQEIYDYFHPA; from the coding sequence GTGACAATATCTACTCAAGTATTACCACTGGTTAAAGATCCAGAACGACTAGAAAACCGTCTAGCCGAAATTCCGCCGGAACCGGGGGTTTATTTCATGCGGGACAAGAGCGATCGCATTATATATATAGGTAAATCACGTAAGTTGCGATCGCGTGTCCGTTCCTATTTCCGGGATGGCTACAACAAGACTGAACGCATCGCCACGATGGTCAAGTTGGTGACAGAAATTGAATTCATTGTCACTGATACTGAAGCCGAAGCTTTAGCGCTAGAAGCCAATTTGATTAAGCAGCACCAGCCATACTTCAACGTGTTGCTCAAAGATGATAAAAAATATCCCTATCTCTGCATCACTTGGTCAGAAGATTATCCGCGAATTTTTATTACCCGTAAACGCCAATTCGGTAAAGAAAAGGATAAATTTTATGGCCCTTATACTGATGCTGGTTTGTTGCGAGAAATCGTTCGCATCTGCAAGCGTATCTTTCCCCAGCGACAACGACCTCAACCACTTTTCAAAGACCGGCCTTGCTTGAATTTTGATTTAGGGCGTTGTCCGGGTGTGTGTCAAAAGCTGACTTCACCAGAAGAATATCGCAAAATTGTCCAAAAAATAGCGATGGTATTTCAAGGGCGAACTCAGGAACTGATTGATATTTTGACTCAACAGATGAATGCAGCTGCTGAGAACTTGAATTTTGAGTCGGCGGCGCGAATTCGCGATCAAATTTCTGGGTTAAAGTCACTGACAGCCGACCAAAAAGTGTCTTTACCAGATGATACAGTCTCGCGGGATGCGATCGCACTGGCAGCCGATGAACAGCACGCCTGCATTCAACTATTTCAGATTCGCGCTGGGCAATTGGTTGGACGTTTAGCTTTTGTGGCAGATGCTCACGCGGAACCAGGAGCTATTTTACAACGAGCTTTAGAGGAACATTACCAAACTGCTGACTCGGTAGAAATACCTCTAGAAATTTTGGTACAGCATGATTTACCAGATGCGGAGATATTGGCAGATGTCTTAACTCAACGTAAAGGCAAAAAAGTCACAATTTTGACTCCTCTGCGCCAAACTAAGGCAGAATTAATTGAGATGGTAGAGCGAAATGCTCAGTATGAATTGCAAAGAATGCAGAAACTTGGCGATCGCAATCACCAAGCAATGCAAGATTTAGCCACCATCCTCGATTTACCAGATGTACCCCACCGCATCGAAGGTTATGATATTTCCCATATTCAAGGGTCAAATGCTGTAGCTTCGCAAGTCGTGTTTATCGACGGATTACCCGCCAAACAGCACTATCGCCACTACAAAATTAAAAATCCCACAGTGACAGCAGGACATTCAGATGATTTTGCCAGTCTTGCTGAAGTCATCCAGCGACGGTTTCGCAAATATGGAGAAGATCAGCAACTAACACGTTTGGGTAATCCAGATTGGCCTGATTTAATCATGATTGATGGTGGTAAAGGTCAATTATCATCGGTTATCGCCGTTTTGCAAGAGATGAATTTATTAGAAGAATTGCGAGTTGTGAGTTTAGCAAAGCAGCGAGAAGAGATTTTTTTGCCGGGAGAATCTAAACCCTTGACAACTGATGCAGAACAACCAGGGGTGCAGTTATTGCGGCGGCTGCGGGATGAAGCGCATCGGTTTGCAGTGAGTTTCCATCGTCAGCAACGTAGTGATAAATTGAAGCGATCGCGTTTAGATGAAATTCCTGGCTTAGGACATCATCGACAAAAGCAACTACTAGGACATTTTCGCTCAGTTGATTATATTCGACAAGCGACAACCACACAACTCGCTGAAGTCGCAGGAATTGGGCCGCGTTTGGCTCAAGAAATTTACGATTATTTTCATCCTGCTTGA
- a CDS encoding ISAzo13 family transposase has protein sequence MQLTAHLKSLYIKTAKKLKGSDRRQFMAEVVKGLGIGGQTVAERELGWNRRTIRKGMQELESGQPFIDGFRRSGRKRAEAKLSNLLRDIKSLVDPQSQTDPSFKSIRLYTRMTASEVRRQLIEQFGYTEEELPSSETIRRKLNDLGYTLKRVLKTKPIKKIPETEAIFEQVEQINSEADNDPHTLRISIDAKVAVKIGEFDRGGKNRMPTISVDHDFPTEITLIPYGIFIPEYNELFLFFVSSKLTADCIVDLLESWWQTVKHRFAHIQKLVINQDNGPENNSRRTQFMKRIVDFGTSSQLTLQLAYYPPYHSKYNPIERCFGWLEQHWNGSLLDTVETVLNFAQTLTFKGKNPVVTLVETVYSTGVKLTTSAMAEIETQIHRLPNLRKWFVEIFAKPT, from the coding sequence ATTCAACTCACCGCGCACCTAAAATCTCTGTACATCAAAACAGCGAAAAAACTCAAGGGAAGTGACCGAAGACAATTCATGGCAGAAGTAGTCAAAGGTTTGGGAATAGGTGGACAAACTGTGGCGGAAAGGGAGTTGGGATGGAATAGGCGCACTATCCGTAAAGGGATGCAGGAGTTAGAGAGTGGTCAGCCTTTTATTGATGGTTTCAGGCGTAGTGGACGCAAGCGGGCTGAAGCAAAATTATCAAACTTGTTGAGGGATATAAAATCGTTAGTAGACCCACAAAGTCAAACTGACCCCAGTTTTAAAAGTATACGTTTGTATACACGCATGACGGCAAGCGAAGTCCGTCGTCAACTAATTGAACAATTTGGTTACACAGAGGAAGAACTACCTTCATCAGAAACAATTCGACGAAAATTGAATGATTTAGGCTATACCTTAAAAAGAGTTCTGAAAACCAAGCCTATCAAGAAAATTCCCGAAACAGAAGCGATTTTTGAACAAGTTGAACAAATTAATAGTGAAGCTGACAATGACCCTCATACTCTGCGAATTTCCATTGATGCTAAGGTAGCAGTTAAGATTGGAGAATTTGACCGTGGGGGTAAAAATCGAATGCCAACCATCTCAGTAGACCACGACTTCCCGACGGAGATAACTCTGATTCCCTACGGCATTTTTATACCTGAATACAACGAGTTATTTTTATTCTTTGTTTCTTCCAAATTAACCGCTGATTGTATTGTTGATTTGCTTGAAAGCTGGTGGCAAACTGTCAAACACAGATTTGCTCATATTCAAAAACTGGTGATTAATCAGGATAATGGACCTGAAAATAATTCTCGCCGCACTCAATTTATGAAGCGGATTGTAGATTTTGGTACATCATCTCAACTGACGTTACAACTTGCTTATTATCCGCCTTATCATAGCAAATATAACCCGATAGAACGTTGTTTTGGCTGGTTAGAACAGCATTGGAATGGTAGTTTACTTGACACTGTTGAGACTGTACTGAATTTCGCCCAAACTCTCACATTTAAGGGTAAAAATCCGGTGGTCACATTGGTAGAAACAGTTTATTCTACAGGAGTTAAACTTACTACCTCCGCTATGGCAGAAATTGAAACACAGATTCACCGCCTCCCCAATCTCAGAAAATGGTTTGTAGAAATTTTTGCTAAACCCACATAG
- the lgt gene encoding prolipoprotein diacylglyceryl transferase has protein sequence MALDFSTLPLAFQFTSPGSVLVKIGPLTIRWYGLLIATAVLIGVILSQELAKRRNVNPELLGDLFFWLLIGAIPGARLYYVFFEWSKYAPTPGKIFAIWEGGIAIHGAILGGVLAALIFAKIKQVSFWQLADLVAPSLILGQAIGRWGNFFNSEAFGDPTNLPWKLYIPPDHRPLAYVSFDYFHPTFLYESLWNLMVFTLLITLFFRSLAGKPRLKVGTLFLVYWPAYSLGRLWIEGFRTDSLMLGPLRIAQVVSSLGILLGLVGLAWLYLLKRPLPDVVPTPNENGESGR, from the coding sequence ATGGCACTGGATTTTTCCACCTTGCCCTTGGCGTTTCAATTTACTTCTCCAGGATCTGTTCTGGTGAAAATAGGGCCACTAACTATCCGTTGGTATGGCTTGTTGATTGCCACAGCAGTGTTAATTGGCGTGATCCTTTCTCAGGAATTGGCAAAGCGCCGCAATGTTAATCCTGAGTTGCTAGGGGACTTGTTCTTTTGGTTGTTGATTGGGGCAATTCCTGGCGCACGACTATATTACGTTTTCTTTGAGTGGTCAAAATATGCCCCAACTCCAGGAAAAATATTTGCTATCTGGGAAGGAGGTATTGCCATTCATGGAGCAATTCTTGGTGGCGTTTTGGCTGCGTTAATCTTTGCCAAAATCAAGCAGGTTTCTTTTTGGCAACTGGCAGATTTAGTAGCACCTTCGCTGATTTTAGGGCAGGCGATCGGACGTTGGGGTAATTTCTTTAATTCTGAAGCTTTTGGCGATCCGACTAATTTACCCTGGAAGCTGTATATTCCACCAGACCATCGTCCTCTAGCGTATGTTAGTTTCGATTATTTTCATCCCACCTTCCTCTACGAATCTCTATGGAATTTGATGGTGTTTACACTACTAATAACGTTGTTTTTTCGGTCTTTAGCCGGTAAGCCACGTTTGAAGGTAGGCACACTGTTTCTAGTTTACTGGCCAGCCTACAGCTTAGGACGCTTGTGGATTGAAGGTTTTCGTACTGATAGCTTGATGCTGGGGCCGTTACGGATAGCACAAGTAGTTAGTAGTCTAGGAATTTTATTAGGACTAGTTGGATTAGCTTGGCTTTACTTACTCAAACGCCCTTTACCCGATGTAGTTCCTACTCCTAACGAAAATGGGGAGAGTGGGAGATGA
- the rlmN gene encoding 23S rRNA (adenine(2503)-C(2))-methyltransferase RlmN has translation MSATPLVSQVDSYNPEKSELIPPLLGATVAELTTWVQQQGQPAYRGKQLHEWIYDKGVRSLADISVFSKQWRQEVAEVPIGRSILHYRSVAPDGTVKYLLQLADGQIIETVGIPTFAEGGEGPKARLTVCVSTQVGCPMACDFCATGKGGYKRNLARHEIIDQVLTVQEDFQQRVSNVVFMGLGEPLLNTENVLAALKSLNQDVGIGQRSLTVSTVGIRDRIRQFAQNNLQITLAVSLHAPNQALREKLIPSARAYPLEDLLAECREYVEITGRRVTFEYVLLAGVNDLPEHALELSKCLRGFQSHVNLIPYNPIQEVDYKRPNRDRIQAFVNVLKQQNTAVSVRYSRGLEADAACGQLRASKN, from the coding sequence ATGTCTGCTACGCCTCTTGTATCTCAGGTTGACTCATACAACCCAGAAAAATCAGAATTAATCCCTCCCTTACTAGGCGCCACCGTTGCCGAGTTAACTACTTGGGTGCAGCAGCAGGGACAACCTGCTTACAGAGGCAAGCAGCTGCATGAATGGATCTATGATAAGGGAGTGCGATCGCTAGCTGATATTTCTGTCTTCTCGAAGCAATGGCGGCAAGAAGTAGCAGAAGTTCCCATTGGACGCTCAATTTTACACTACCGCTCTGTGGCTCCCGATGGCACAGTCAAATATCTTTTGCAATTAGCAGACGGGCAAATTATTGAAACTGTTGGTATCCCCACCTTCGCAGAAGGGGGAGAAGGCCCAAAAGCCCGTTTGACAGTTTGCGTTTCTACTCAGGTGGGTTGCCCAATGGCGTGTGATTTCTGCGCTACTGGTAAGGGAGGCTACAAACGCAACCTAGCACGGCATGAAATTATCGATCAGGTGTTGACTGTCCAAGAAGATTTTCAGCAACGGGTTAGTAATGTTGTGTTCATGGGGCTAGGTGAACCATTGTTGAATACTGAGAATGTTCTCGCAGCTTTGAAATCCCTGAATCAAGATGTCGGTATAGGACAGCGATCGCTTACAGTTTCTACAGTTGGGATTCGCGATCGTATTCGTCAGTTCGCGCAAAACAATTTGCAAATCACTCTGGCTGTAAGCCTCCACGCACCCAATCAAGCACTACGGGAAAAACTCATTCCCAGCGCCCGCGCCTATCCTCTAGAAGATTTGCTGGCTGAATGTCGAGAATATGTAGAAATTACTGGCCGCCGCGTTACTTTTGAGTATGTTCTTCTAGCTGGTGTCAACGATTTACCAGAACACGCATTAGAACTTTCAAAATGCTTACGAGGATTCCAAAGTCATGTGAATTTGATTCCTTACAACCCCATTCAAGAAGTAGACTACAAGCGCCCCAACCGCGATCGCATTCAAGCATTTGTCAACGTCCTTAAGCAACAAAATACTGCTGTGAGTGTGCGTTATTCCCGTGGTTTAGAAGCTGATGCTGCTTGTGGGCAATTGAGAGCAAGTAAGAATTAA